A window of Planctomycetota bacterium contains these coding sequences:
- a CDS encoding transcription antitermination factor NusB, whose product MTDIAPARLAALRHAERQAATFPDLPLAPPDTSELDARDAALAHAIAGAVTRRFLTLETVIHAFLRTPLRDAPPAVQAALLTGAAQLLFLDRVPAHAAIGESVEYAKAAAPRVSGVVNAVLRNLARELTDAPEPADPHDPDPALIPIGDGRARRTRRPLLPAENPARLAASCSLPLPVLHRWARQFGRDRATDLALHTLVSPPVIVNARHAPRPPAHAAFLPHDEPGMLVWTGSDGRDLGAALAQSPGTWVQDPASSSPVELARLHVDPAGVRTVLDLCAGQGTKTRQLAACFPDARVIATDVDDARRAELRRVAATLPNCEVVEPDAPALGRVRADLIVLDVPCSNSAVFPRRPEAKYRWGADQLARLAKIQREIIAHAGELASPGCTLLYATCSLDTEENEDQAHHATNAGWQMLRDDRRTPRGVPGDPPRGYADGSYAALLRRAGRGVHSPHA is encoded by the coding sequence ATGACCGACATCGCCCCCGCCCGGCTGGCGGCCCTGCGCCACGCCGAGCGCCAGGCGGCGACATTCCCCGACCTGCCGCTGGCCCCGCCGGACACGAGCGAACTCGACGCCCGGGACGCCGCACTCGCCCACGCCATCGCCGGCGCCGTCACGCGCCGATTTCTGACACTCGAAACCGTCATCCACGCCTTCCTCCGCACGCCGCTGCGCGATGCGCCCCCCGCGGTCCAGGCCGCCCTGCTCACGGGCGCGGCCCAGTTGCTCTTCCTCGACCGCGTTCCCGCGCACGCGGCGATCGGCGAGAGCGTGGAGTACGCCAAGGCCGCGGCCCCGCGCGTGTCGGGCGTGGTGAACGCCGTGCTCCGCAACCTCGCGCGCGAACTCACCGACGCCCCCGAGCCGGCCGACCCCCACGACCCCGACCCCGCGCTCATCCCCATCGGCGACGGGCGCGCCCGCAGAACTCGAAGGCCCCTGCTGCCCGCGGAGAACCCGGCCCGCCTCGCGGCGTCGTGCTCGCTTCCGCTGCCCGTGCTGCACCGCTGGGCCCGGCAGTTCGGGCGCGATCGCGCCACCGACCTCGCCCTGCACACGCTGGTGTCCCCGCCGGTCATCGTCAACGCGCGACACGCCCCGCGCCCGCCCGCGCACGCCGCGTTCCTCCCGCACGATGAACCGGGCATGCTCGTCTGGACCGGCTCGGACGGGCGCGACCTGGGGGCGGCCCTCGCCCAGTCGCCGGGAACCTGGGTGCAGGATCCCGCCTCGTCGTCGCCGGTCGAACTCGCCCGCCTGCACGTCGATCCGGCGGGCGTCCGCACGGTGCTCGACCTGTGCGCCGGGCAGGGCACCAAGACGCGCCAGCTCGCCGCGTGCTTTCCCGACGCGCGGGTCATCGCGACCGACGTCGACGACGCCCGGCGCGCCGAACTGCGGCGCGTGGCGGCGACACTGCCGAACTGCGAGGTGGTCGAGCCCGACGCGCCCGCGCTGGGACGGGTGCGTGCGGATCTCATCGTGCTCGACGTCCCGTGCTCGAACAGCGCCGTCTTCCCCCGGCGTCCCGAGGCCAAGTACCGCTGGGGGGCCGACCAGCTCGCCCGGCTGGCGAAGATCCAGCGAGAGATCATCGCGCACGCGGGCGAACTGGCTTCTCCAGGCTGCACGCTGCTCTACGCCACGTGCAGCCTCGACACCGAAGAAAACGAAGACCAGGCGCACCACGCGACCAACGCCGGGTGGCAGATGCTCCGGGACGACCGACGCACCCCGCGCGGCGTGCCGGGAGACCCGCCCCGGGGCTACGCCGACGGCAGTTACGCCGCGTTGCTTCGAAGGGCAGGGCGCGGGGTACACTCCCCGCACGCGTGA
- a CDS encoding response regulator, which produces MTDTSTPAQTPPLSIVALDDDDDFRQYIASVLEADGHEVRTASTPEGFYDTCEARLPDLVLLDIKMGRHAGEEVLAEIRRRWAKLAVIVVTGYPTLDSMRQTFKQDVFDYLAKPFSLAELRRTLAQAAQTLGLGQRPQDRLRHELGRQIRMARTERGWTLKDLSEASGVSVSQLSSIERGAHLPSLESLVAAATALDKKPSVWLGGVGL; this is translated from the coding sequence ATGACCGACACCAGCACGCCCGCGCAGACCCCGCCGCTCTCGATCGTCGCGCTGGACGACGACGACGATTTTCGACAGTACATCGCCTCGGTTCTCGAGGCCGACGGGCACGAGGTCCGGACCGCCTCGACGCCCGAGGGGTTCTACGACACGTGCGAGGCGCGACTGCCGGACCTGGTGCTGCTGGACATCAAGATGGGGCGCCACGCCGGCGAAGAGGTGCTCGCGGAGATCCGCAGGCGCTGGGCCAAGCTCGCGGTCATCGTCGTCACCGGGTATCCGACCCTCGATTCCATGCGACAGACGTTCAAGCAGGACGTCTTCGACTACCTCGCCAAGCCGTTCTCGCTCGCGGAACTGCGACGGACGCTGGCGCAGGCGGCCCAGACACTGGGGCTGGGCCAGCGTCCGCAAGACCGTCTGCGCCACGAACTCGGCAGGCAGATCCGCATGGCCCGCACCGAGCGCGGCTGGACGCTCAAGGACCTGTCCGAGGCGTCCGGCGTGTCCGTCAGCCAGTTGTCGTCGATCGAGCGGGGGGCGCACCTGCCCAGCCTCGAGTCCCTCGTCGCCGCGGCGACCGCCCTCGACAAGAAGCCCTCGGTCTGGCTCGGCGGGGTGGGATTGTGA
- a CDS encoding ATP-binding protein yields the protein MFTRRQREERGGVGASAPEPPPATFDRRRLVVVPAAPARSGLLAGMRIRKKLVFLHTLFSLALATILLVAVRPAIRAVVEKAELEEARVVLDALTPSLSTGEGVRRTDDAASRLAETALVRTGGSMELGLTPESASAAIAADGRAVVGESIIVGPCAVSHTPARAGQEERFHVLTVRISSARRAVTDLYLLLVGALVAVYALIAVAMEVFVLPRTVYEPVRRMLAADAAAREGRTDGELIPADTIPADEIGAIMSSRNETVMRLRAKEAALADALSKLESVATDLRRKNHLLEAARRNLADADRLASLGMMSAGIAHELNTPLAVLKGLVERLNANPARGMEPTQAALMLRVVSRLERLGESLLDFARVRPPRTRETVLRTVVQEAITLVRLDRETGTVDLRNAVSEGVVASCDPDRMVQVLVNLVRNGVDAVRAGTRAGGRVWVEGETVERDGRAWVSLRVRDDGPGFDPDILPRLFEPFASTRLDARGTGLGLAVAEGIVREHGGVLLARNRVDGPGAELEVMIPREQATLAPVPSAGPVGTQE from the coding sequence ATGTTCACGCGTCGCCAGCGAGAGGAACGGGGAGGGGTCGGGGCGTCGGCGCCGGAGCCCCCGCCCGCGACGTTCGACCGTCGGCGGCTGGTGGTGGTGCCGGCGGCGCCGGCGCGTTCGGGGCTGCTGGCGGGGATGCGGATCCGCAAGAAACTGGTGTTCCTGCACACGCTGTTCTCGCTGGCGCTGGCGACGATCCTGCTGGTGGCGGTTCGCCCTGCCATCCGTGCGGTGGTGGAGAAGGCGGAGTTGGAAGAGGCGCGGGTGGTGCTCGACGCGCTCACGCCGTCGCTCTCGACGGGCGAGGGCGTGCGCCGGACGGACGACGCCGCCTCGCGCCTGGCCGAGACCGCGCTGGTCCGCACAGGGGGGTCGATGGAGTTGGGGCTGACGCCCGAATCGGCCTCGGCGGCGATCGCGGCGGACGGCCGGGCGGTGGTGGGGGAGAGCATCATCGTGGGGCCCTGCGCCGTGTCGCACACGCCCGCGCGGGCCGGGCAGGAAGAGCGGTTCCACGTGCTCACCGTGCGGATCAGCAGCGCCCGGCGCGCGGTGACCGATCTGTACCTGCTGCTCGTGGGCGCGCTCGTCGCGGTCTACGCGCTCATCGCGGTGGCCATGGAGGTCTTCGTGCTCCCGCGCACGGTGTACGAGCCCGTGCGCCGCATGCTCGCGGCCGACGCGGCGGCCCGCGAGGGACGCACCGACGGCGAACTCATCCCCGCCGACACCATCCCCGCCGACGAGATCGGCGCCATCATGTCATCGCGGAACGAGACCGTCATGCGCCTGCGCGCCAAGGAGGCGGCCCTGGCCGACGCGCTGTCCAAGCTCGAATCGGTCGCGACGGACCTGCGACGCAAGAACCACCTGCTCGAGGCGGCCCGGCGGAACCTGGCCGATGCCGACCGCCTCGCGAGCCTGGGCATGATGTCGGCGGGCATCGCGCACGAACTGAACACGCCGCTGGCGGTGCTGAAGGGGCTGGTCGAGCGCCTGAACGCCAACCCCGCGCGCGGGATGGAGCCCACGCAGGCGGCGCTCATGCTGCGGGTGGTGTCGCGTCTGGAGCGGCTGGGCGAGAGCCTGCTGGATTTCGCGCGCGTCCGCCCGCCCCGCACGCGCGAGACCGTGCTGCGGACCGTCGTGCAGGAGGCCATCACGCTGGTGCGGCTGGACCGCGAGACCGGCACGGTGGACCTGCGCAACGCGGTCTCGGAGGGCGTGGTCGCCTCGTGCGACCCCGACCGCATGGTGCAGGTGCTCGTGAACCTCGTGCGCAACGGCGTGGACGCCGTCCGTGCCGGCACCCGCGCGGGCGGGCGCGTCTGGGTCGAGGGGGAGACCGTCGAGCGCGACGGACGGGCGTGGGTCTCGCTCCGCGTGCGGGACGACGGCCCCGGGTTCGACCCCGATATCCTGCCCCGGCTCTTCGAGCCCTTCGCGTCCACCCGCCTCGACGCCCGGGGCACCGGGCTGGGCCTGGCCGTCGCCGAGGGCATCGTCCGCGAGCACGGCGGGGTGCTGCTGGCTCGGAACCGGGTGGACGGCCCCGGGGCGGAGCTGGAGGTCATGATCCCCCGAGAGCAGGCAACCCTCGCGCCGGTGCCGTCCGCCGGGCCCGTGGGCACGCAGGAGTGA
- a CDS encoding polyprenyl synthetase family protein — MHAPPGQPHPGQPAPGDAPDRLYAPLASIEDALTRLCAGEPDAPPALRDAMRYAVLSGGKRLRPLLCWHAFVACAGREPSAGAELENLRRACAAIEMVHAFSLAHDDLPALDNDDMRRGRPTLHKHAGEGLAILAGDALLSHAFCVLGDLSTPRRAEAMRTLADAAWRMVRGQVLDTIPDTTISPQDAVHAIHAQKTGALILAACRLGALCAAGASDSPEAAVAEHAVTRYARAVGLMFQIVDDLLDVEQASAHAGKATGKDAAAGKRTFPGVFGAEESRRRVEALRQEAWDALEPLGAPAENLRLMANALAHRTK, encoded by the coding sequence ATGCACGCCCCGCCCGGCCAGCCTCACCCCGGGCAGCCCGCACCCGGCGACGCGCCCGACCGCCTGTACGCCCCCCTCGCCTCGATCGAGGACGCCCTCACGCGCCTGTGCGCGGGCGAACCCGACGCCCCCCCCGCCCTGCGCGACGCCATGCGCTACGCCGTGCTCTCGGGCGGTAAGCGCCTGCGCCCCCTGCTGTGCTGGCACGCGTTCGTCGCCTGCGCGGGGCGCGAGCCCAGCGCCGGCGCCGAACTCGAGAACCTGCGGCGCGCCTGCGCCGCAATCGAGATGGTCCACGCGTTCAGCCTGGCGCACGACGACCTGCCGGCCCTCGACAACGACGACATGCGGCGCGGGCGCCCGACCCTGCACAAGCACGCGGGCGAGGGCCTGGCCATCCTCGCGGGCGACGCGCTGCTCTCGCACGCGTTCTGCGTGCTGGGCGATCTGTCGACGCCCCGCCGCGCCGAGGCGATGCGCACGCTCGCCGACGCCGCCTGGCGGATGGTCCGCGGGCAGGTGCTCGACACGATCCCCGACACCACGATATCGCCCCAGGACGCGGTGCACGCCATCCACGCGCAGAAGACCGGGGCGCTCATCCTGGCGGCGTGCCGCCTGGGCGCCCTGTGCGCCGCCGGCGCGTCCGACTCGCCCGAGGCGGCGGTCGCGGAGCACGCCGTCACGCGGTACGCGCGGGCCGTCGGCCTCATGTTCCAGATCGTCGACGACCTGCTGGATGTCGAGCAGGCGTCCGCGCACGCGGGCAAGGCGACCGGCAAGGACGCGGCCGCGGGCAAGCGGACGTTTCCCGGCGTGTTCGGCGCCGAGGAGTCTCGCCGCCGGGTCGAGGCGCTCCGCCAGGAGGCATGGGACGCGCTCGAACCCCTCGGCGCACCGGCCGAGAACCTGCGGCTCATGGCGAACGCGCTCGCGCACCGAACGAAGTAG
- a CDS encoding PTS sugar transporter subunit IIA, which produces MNLLDILTLDCVRAPLVASDKRGVIDELVDLLAARGKVHDAKALKDAVWAREQARTTGIGAGLAIPHGKCAGMPGLAMAIGKPAVPMDFDAIDKQPVRLVVLLASPPDRTSDHIQALARISRLMTMDAFRERIYSAPSAVEIYALLRGQEQPAGA; this is translated from the coding sequence ATGAACCTGCTGGACATCCTGACCCTCGACTGCGTCCGGGCCCCCCTGGTGGCGTCGGACAAGCGGGGTGTGATCGATGAACTTGTGGATCTCCTGGCGGCCCGTGGCAAGGTGCACGACGCGAAGGCCCTGAAGGACGCCGTCTGGGCGCGCGAGCAGGCCCGCACCACGGGCATCGGCGCCGGGCTCGCCATCCCGCACGGCAAGTGCGCCGGCATGCCGGGCCTGGCCATGGCGATCGGCAAGCCCGCCGTGCCCATGGACTTTGACGCCATCGACAAGCAGCCGGTGCGCCTCGTCGTCCTGCTCGCCAGCCCGCCCGACCGCACCAGCGACCACATCCAGGCCCTGGCCCGCATCTCCCGCCTCATGACCATGGACGCCTTCCGCGAGCGGATCTACTCCGCCCCCTCGGCGGTCGAGATCTACGCCCTCCTGCGCGGGCAAGAGCAGCCCGCGGGGGCCTAG